From Rubrivirga sp. SAORIC476, a single genomic window includes:
- a CDS encoding OmpA family protein, with product MSQTVTWLLGLIGLLVLTFLCVSLHASDIEAEMTRRVEAAFAGVPGATAEVSGRDVVLRGSVPTTEAAAEAAWTAWHVPGVRRVHNDLNVTGGAAAEVVSGAGVSPFTLSQAAGALVLRGVVPNGAVRTSLLARVREAFPGREVRDELTLDAGARADWEASLLALLGRIRGVNRPALSIEPGDGGAGGVVVLSGAVPTEADKAEVETAARAAVAAPYTLRSDLIVEDPAIGDQLEVSGSTDADVVAAEEAFREALSIGQIEFASGTNDLTPQSREILDRVAAVLTRFPTVGADVQGHTDAQGGEAANQALSQERAEAVEAYLLAQGVADDALTATGFGEGQPIASNDTADGRARNRRVVFALRRL from the coding sequence ATGTCCCAGACCGTCACCTGGCTTCTCGGCCTGATCGGGCTCCTCGTCCTGACGTTCCTCTGCGTCTCGCTCCATGCCTCCGACATCGAAGCAGAGATGACCCGGCGCGTCGAGGCGGCCTTCGCCGGGGTGCCGGGCGCCACCGCCGAGGTGTCGGGCCGCGACGTGGTCCTGCGCGGGTCGGTGCCGACGACCGAGGCCGCGGCCGAGGCGGCATGGACCGCCTGGCACGTTCCGGGCGTCCGGCGCGTCCACAACGACCTGAACGTGACGGGAGGTGCGGCAGCCGAGGTGGTCTCGGGCGCGGGCGTCTCGCCGTTCACGCTGTCGCAGGCGGCCGGCGCGCTGGTCCTGCGCGGCGTCGTGCCCAACGGGGCCGTGCGGACGTCGCTGCTGGCGCGGGTGCGGGAGGCCTTCCCGGGCCGCGAGGTCCGGGATGAGCTGACCCTCGATGCAGGCGCTCGCGCCGACTGGGAGGCGTCGCTGCTGGCCCTCCTCGGACGCATCCGGGGCGTCAACCGCCCGGCGCTCTCCATCGAGCCGGGCGACGGCGGAGCCGGGGGCGTCGTCGTCCTCAGCGGCGCGGTGCCGACCGAGGCGGACAAAGCCGAGGTCGAGACCGCCGCGCGGGCGGCCGTGGCCGCGCCCTACACGCTCCGCAGCGACCTCATCGTGGAGGACCCCGCCATCGGCGACCAGCTCGAAGTCTCCGGCTCGACCGACGCCGACGTGGTGGCGGCCGAGGAGGCCTTCCGGGAGGCGCTCTCCATCGGCCAGATCGAGTTCGCCAGCGGCACCAATGACCTCACGCCGCAGTCGCGCGAGATCCTCGACCGCGTCGCCGCCGTCCTGACGCGCTTCCCGACGGTGGGCGCCGACGTGCAGGGCCACACGGACGCGCAGGGTGGGGAGGCTGCCAACCAGGCACTCAGCCAGGAACGCGCCGAGGCGGTCGAGGCCTACCTCCTCGCGCAGGGCGTCGCCGACGACGCCCTCACCGCGACCGGCTTCGGCGAGGGCCAGCCGATCGCCTCCAACGACACTGCCGACGGGCGCGCGCGCAACCGGCGCGTCGTCTTCGCTCTCCGCCGTCTCTAG
- a CDS encoding diacylglycerol kinase family protein, with amino-acid sequence MRVLYNASAGSASEADLESLRTLPGVDFVDCADPAALMDAATEASHAGIDLVVAAGGDGTVHLAANGLMRAGETAATRPALGLLPLGTGNDLARTLGVPIGLHPFDAIDALRHADRRLIDVIRISHDGDDDETEFAINVCAGGFSGTVDEVMTSELKATWGPLAYLVGAARALPNLADFDTRISWDDGPDERVSAYNVVVANARTAGGGKPVAPRANPEDGLLDVVVVRADADLVRLAARVLAGDYLDDPDIVYNQVSRLRVASQPGMWFNVDGELRTNVPITFEAVPGALRVCVGTDYTPDPRL; translated from the coding sequence ATGCGCGTCCTCTACAACGCCTCGGCCGGCAGTGCCTCCGAGGCCGACCTCGAGTCGCTCCGCACGCTGCCCGGCGTCGACTTCGTCGACTGTGCCGATCCGGCCGCTCTCATGGATGCGGCGACCGAGGCCTCGCACGCGGGGATCGACCTGGTGGTGGCCGCGGGTGGCGACGGCACCGTCCACCTCGCGGCGAACGGGCTGATGCGCGCCGGAGAGACGGCCGCGACGCGCCCTGCGCTCGGTCTGCTTCCGCTCGGTACCGGCAACGACCTCGCGCGAACGCTCGGGGTGCCCATCGGGCTCCATCCCTTCGACGCGATCGATGCGCTCCGCCACGCCGACCGCCGCCTGATCGACGTCATCCGGATCTCGCATGATGGGGACGACGACGAGACCGAGTTCGCCATTAACGTGTGCGCGGGCGGCTTCTCGGGGACCGTCGACGAGGTCATGACGTCGGAGCTGAAGGCCACCTGGGGGCCGCTGGCCTACCTCGTGGGCGCGGCCAGGGCCCTGCCCAACCTGGCCGACTTCGACACGCGGATCTCCTGGGACGACGGCCCGGACGAGCGGGTCTCGGCCTACAACGTCGTCGTGGCCAACGCTCGGACGGCGGGCGGTGGCAAGCCGGTCGCGCCACGCGCCAACCCGGAAGACGGCCTCCTGGACGTGGTCGTCGTCCGCGCCGATGCCGACCTCGTGCGCCTCGCCGCCCGCGTCCTCGCCGGCGACTACCTCGACGACCCCGACATCGTCTACAATCAGGTGTCGCGGCTCCGTGTGGCCTCGCAGCCAGGGATGTGGTTCAACGTCGACGGCGAGTTGAGGACGAATGTGCCCATCACCTTCGAGGCCGTGCCGGGTGCGCTGCGCGTGTGCGTCGGGACCGACTACACGCCTGACCCTCGGCTTTGA
- a CDS encoding 2TM domain-containing protein, which produces MTPSDARAQALAESRFFGHLSAFAVVTAVLLGVNLVMGGAMWAAWVGVAWALIVASHAAAVFRHVLGGDWIERRAALLQVAPNHDALRHLELRLRALETAGPVSSRPAPAPEVLDPFDLGSANAVGRPVAPEWIGAAPEVDVPDDPFAMSREPIDTPRLDGPAPRSRARSKPTA; this is translated from the coding sequence ATGACTCCGTCCGATGCCCGTGCCCAGGCTCTCGCCGAGTCTCGTTTCTTCGGCCACCTGTCCGCATTCGCCGTCGTCACGGCGGTGCTGCTGGGGGTGAATCTGGTGATGGGCGGGGCGATGTGGGCCGCGTGGGTGGGGGTCGCGTGGGCGCTGATCGTGGCGAGTCACGCAGCGGCCGTCTTCCGCCACGTCCTGGGAGGGGACTGGATCGAGCGCCGCGCCGCCCTGCTCCAAGTCGCGCCCAACCACGATGCGCTCCGCCATCTGGAGCTACGCCTCCGTGCCCTCGAAACGGCAGGGCCTGTCTCCAGCCGCCCTGCTCCGGCCCCCGAGGTCCTCGATCCGTTCGACCTCGGCTCCGCGAACGCCGTCGGGCGCCCGGTCGCGCCGGAGTGGATCGGCGCGGCGCCCGAGGTGGATGTCCCCGACGATCCGTTCGCCATGTCGCGCGAGCCCATCGACACGCCGCGTCTCGACGGCCCGGCACCGCGCTCGCGGGCCCGCTCCAAGCCGACCGCCTGA
- a CDS encoding RsmB/NOP family class I SAM-dependent RNA methyltransferase, giving the protein MPLPDPFVARLQQIVPADRLDAVLASFEAPIATGFRVNTMLRDEEETISVLMDEGVPVQAVEGVPGAYAVPADSRPVLLASRPYADGHIYIQNVSSQLAPIALAPRTGDRVLDLCAAPGSKTGQLSALVGRQGEVTAVEKVRPRFYKLKANVYAQGATNVLPWMGNGAVYWRREPESFDRVLVDAPCSTEGRFRTHDPETTAYWSPRKIREMRSKQVKLLWAGIQALKPGGTLVYSTCTFAPEENEGVVAKVLRTFGDAIEVVDAGLPTRGPVADQTVPGLDAWNDRPFDSTLATTRRVLPNTLLEGFYIAKLAKRSSTVDKS; this is encoded by the coding sequence GTGCCGCTTCCCGATCCGTTCGTCGCTCGGCTTCAGCAGATCGTCCCGGCGGACCGTCTGGACGCCGTCCTCGCCTCCTTCGAGGCGCCCATCGCGACGGGCTTCCGCGTGAACACCATGCTCCGGGACGAGGAGGAGACGATCTCTGTCCTGATGGACGAGGGCGTTCCCGTCCAGGCTGTCGAGGGCGTCCCCGGCGCCTACGCCGTCCCGGCCGACAGCCGCCCGGTGCTGCTCGCCTCCCGGCCCTACGCCGACGGCCACATCTACATCCAGAACGTGTCCAGCCAGCTGGCGCCGATCGCGCTCGCGCCCCGCACCGGCGACCGCGTGCTGGACCTCTGCGCCGCGCCGGGCTCGAAGACGGGCCAGCTCTCCGCGCTCGTCGGGCGGCAGGGCGAGGTCACGGCCGTCGAGAAGGTGCGTCCGCGCTTCTACAAGCTCAAGGCCAACGTCTACGCGCAGGGCGCGACCAACGTGCTGCCGTGGATGGGCAACGGGGCCGTCTACTGGCGCCGCGAGCCCGAGTCCTTCGACCGCGTCCTCGTCGACGCGCCGTGCTCTACCGAGGGGCGCTTCCGGACGCACGATCCCGAGACGACGGCCTACTGGAGCCCCCGCAAGATCCGCGAGATGCGCTCCAAGCAGGTCAAGCTCCTCTGGGCGGGCATCCAGGCCCTCAAGCCCGGCGGCACGCTCGTCTACTCGACGTGCACCTTCGCGCCCGAGGAGAACGAGGGCGTCGTGGCCAAGGTGCTCCGCACCTTCGGCGACGCCATCGAGGTGGTCGATGCCGGCCTGCCGACGCGCGGCCCCGTCGCCGACCAGACCGTCCCCGGCCTCGACGCCTGGAACGACCGCCCGTTCGACTCGACCCTGGCCACGACCCGTCGCGTGCTGCCGAACACCCTCCTGGAAGGCTTCTACATCGCAAAGCTGGCCAAGCGGTCCAGCACTGTCGACAAGAGCTAG
- a CDS encoding mechanosensitive ion channel family protein produces the protein MPLLLRLALLASLGVGAVAQPTDSLAQVADSTSATDSPPLADSTAAGRPEPLAVETLSDSAAAELDSLAVASLSDSTETVSNALAEGIDVTLVGRVLFRIWGGLGDLSLNQRAERLSARLGELAQSREIDPTTLRVVDGRTLTTIQVGDVIVMTVTDDDAAALGLRRSLAATRYRAQIVEAVLEYREQATLRGVLWGLAYSLLALVVLVVALRLLGRAFAWLDTRTVALRRLYLRGIQIGTLEVVGKDQVSRFGRALVGLARLAISLVFVYTFLTFAFGQFPWTQSWSHNLLDAALTPLRQLGAVLLSSVDNVIAILVIIVVVRWIMQISDYLFQRVARGEAELAGFHADLADPTRKIVKFLLVVMGLMLIYPYTPIADNRGFQGLTVFFGLLLSLGSSTAISNMVAGVVLTYTRAFRIGDRVRMGEVFGDVVEKSFLVTRVRTTKNEDISVPNANVLSNHIVNYSRMAREGSGVILHTEVTIGYDVPWPQVHQLLTQAARDTAGIETEPPPFVLQTGLGDFSVAYQLNAYTREVTRMARLYSDMHQNIQDQFAEAEIEILSPTYGAYREGPSTVPDAAALRDDEGRRAATTPTSATDGADAAPEVDPADLPDVALPRFLRGKAKGDEAAES, from the coding sequence GTGCCGCTCCTCCTCCGCCTCGCTCTCCTCGCTTCGCTCGGCGTCGGCGCCGTCGCCCAGCCGACGGATTCCCTCGCACAGGTCGCCGACTCCACCTCGGCTACCGACTCGCCCCCGCTCGCCGATTCCACTGCGGCGGGCCGCCCGGAGCCGCTCGCCGTCGAGACGCTGTCGGACTCGGCCGCCGCCGAGCTGGACTCCCTCGCCGTCGCGTCGCTCTCCGACTCGACGGAGACCGTCTCGAACGCGCTGGCCGAAGGCATCGACGTGACGCTGGTCGGCCGGGTCCTTTTTCGCATCTGGGGCGGCCTGGGCGACCTCTCCCTCAATCAGCGGGCGGAGCGGCTCTCAGCCCGCCTCGGGGAGTTGGCCCAGAGCCGCGAGATCGACCCCACCACGCTCCGCGTCGTCGACGGCCGCACGCTCACGACCATCCAGGTGGGCGATGTGATCGTGATGACGGTCACCGACGACGATGCGGCGGCCCTCGGGCTGCGCCGGTCCCTGGCCGCGACCCGCTACCGCGCACAGATCGTCGAGGCGGTGCTCGAATACCGCGAGCAGGCGACCCTGCGGGGGGTCCTCTGGGGCCTCGCGTACTCGCTGCTGGCGCTCGTCGTGCTCGTCGTGGCGCTGCGGCTCCTGGGACGAGCGTTCGCCTGGCTCGACACGCGCACGGTCGCGCTCCGGCGGCTGTACCTGCGCGGCATCCAGATCGGGACGCTGGAGGTGGTGGGCAAGGATCAGGTGTCGCGGTTCGGTCGGGCTCTGGTGGGGCTCGCCCGACTCGCGATCTCGCTCGTGTTCGTCTACACCTTCCTGACGTTCGCTTTCGGGCAGTTCCCGTGGACGCAGAGCTGGAGCCACAACCTGCTCGACGCCGCGCTCACACCGCTGCGCCAGCTCGGCGCCGTCCTGCTGAGTTCTGTCGACAACGTGATCGCGATCCTCGTGATCATCGTCGTGGTCCGGTGGATCATGCAGATCTCGGACTACCTCTTCCAGCGCGTCGCGCGCGGTGAGGCCGAACTGGCGGGCTTCCACGCCGACCTCGCCGACCCGACGCGCAAGATCGTCAAGTTCCTCCTCGTGGTGATGGGACTGATGCTGATCTATCCCTACACGCCCATCGCCGACAACCGCGGCTTCCAGGGGCTGACGGTCTTCTTCGGTCTCCTCCTGTCGCTCGGCTCCTCGACGGCCATCTCCAACATGGTGGCGGGCGTGGTGCTGACGTACACGCGCGCCTTCCGCATCGGCGACCGCGTTCGCATGGGCGAGGTGTTCGGGGACGTGGTGGAGAAGAGCTTCCTGGTGACGCGCGTCCGGACGACGAAGAACGAGGACATCTCGGTGCCGAACGCGAACGTGCTCTCGAACCACATCGTCAACTACTCGCGGATGGCGCGCGAGGGGAGCGGCGTGATCCTGCACACCGAGGTGACCATCGGCTACGACGTGCCCTGGCCGCAGGTCCACCAGCTGCTGACGCAGGCCGCCCGCGACACGGCGGGCATCGAGACCGAGCCGCCGCCGTTCGTGCTCCAGACCGGCCTCGGCGACTTCTCGGTGGCGTACCAGCTCAACGCGTACACCCGCGAGGTGACCCGCATGGCGCGCCTCTACAGCGACATGCACCAGAACATCCAGGACCAGTTCGCCGAGGCGGAGATCGAGATCCTGAGCCCCACCTACGGCGCCTACCGCGAGGGCCCGTCCACCGTCCCGGACGCTGCCGCGCTCCGCGACGACGAGGGCCGCCGGGCCGCGACGACGCCCACCTCGGCCACCGACGGGGCCGACGCCGCTCCCGAGGTGGACCCGGCCGACCTGCCGGACGTGGCCCTGCCACGCTTCCTTCGCGGAAAGGCGAAGGGGGACGAGGCGGCGGAGAGCTGA
- a CDS encoding serine hydrolase, with the protein MRCLAFLLAVLSVAVTAQPADRVARLDSALAALHAGGLFDGALAISGADGTVLYRFAAGMHDGAPVTTNRPLYVASVSKQMTAAAVLSLVAERRLGLDDPVEQVLDPWPYPEVTVRMLLDQTSGLHFLTTLVAHADTSRPVPSEIAQALIAEHRPGTAHEPGTAFAYDNANYITLAWVLEAVTGQMYGEVLRERVFEPAGMTRAFVGPSGAADWIAWAGGDGDAVHASVDDLLAFEDAFWSGRIVPDSLVRSAVVELPDGTDSQYVFGRFVREAPRPLVGHWGEGDAVKTGLWRERLHGTLPGTTYAIEATSHGVYRTPILGAMMDLWNGVPFAFPLPRPLADVPEAVLARHVGVYESGFGRLHITLESGQLHLEPESAGGSEPLVAGSETVFYFCCQDLTWEFVTDAEGRTVGIQIQGQPQTLGRRVE; encoded by the coding sequence GTGCGCTGTCTTGCCTTCCTCCTCGCGGTCCTCAGCGTCGCCGTGACCGCCCAGCCCGCCGACCGGGTCGCCCGCCTCGACTCGGCGCTGGCCGCTCTCCACGCCGGTGGTCTGTTCGACGGCGCGCTCGCGATTTCTGGCGCCGATGGGACCGTCCTGTACCGATTCGCTGCGGGCATGCACGACGGCGCGCCCGTCACGACAAACCGGCCGCTCTACGTCGCCTCGGTCTCGAAGCAAATGACGGCAGCGGCTGTCCTTTCCCTCGTCGCCGAGCGGCGACTCGGCCTCGACGACCCGGTCGAGCAGGTTCTCGACCCGTGGCCCTACCCCGAGGTCACGGTCCGGATGCTCCTCGACCAGACGTCCGGCCTTCACTTCCTGACGACCCTCGTCGCCCACGCCGACACGTCGCGCCCTGTACCATCGGAGATCGCGCAGGCACTCATCGCCGAGCACCGGCCAGGGACCGCCCACGAGCCAGGAACGGCGTTCGCCTACGACAATGCGAACTACATCACGCTCGCCTGGGTCCTCGAAGCAGTGACCGGGCAGATGTATGGAGAGGTTCTCCGCGAGCGCGTCTTCGAGCCGGCCGGGATGACGCGTGCGTTCGTCGGGCCGTCCGGGGCGGCCGACTGGATCGCGTGGGCCGGAGGTGACGGTGACGCCGTCCACGCCTCGGTCGACGACCTGCTCGCCTTCGAAGACGCCTTCTGGAGCGGGCGGATCGTGCCCGACTCGCTCGTCCGGTCGGCCGTGGTCGAGTTGCCTGACGGGACCGACAGCCAGTACGTGTTCGGTCGATTCGTGCGCGAGGCGCCACGCCCCCTTGTCGGCCACTGGGGCGAAGGGGACGCGGTCAAGACGGGGCTCTGGCGCGAGCGACTTCACGGCACCCTGCCGGGGACTACCTACGCCATCGAGGCCACGAGCCATGGCGTCTACCGGACGCCCATCCTGGGAGCGATGATGGACCTCTGGAACGGGGTCCCCTTCGCGTTCCCCCTCCCCCGCCCCCTCGCCGACGTGCCCGAGGCGGTGCTGGCGCGGCACGTCGGGGTGTACGAGTCCGGCTTCGGCCGCCTCCACATCACGCTGGAGAGCGGCCAGCTTCACCTGGAGCCGGAGAGCGCAGGCGGCAGCGAGCCACTCGTCGCGGGCTCCGAGACGGTGTTCTACTTCTGCTGCCAGGACCTCACCTGGGAGTTTGTCACCGACGCCGAAGGCCGGACGGTCGGCATCCAGATCCAGGGGCAGCCGCAGACCCTCGGACGCCGAGTGGAGTAG
- a CDS encoding sulfotransferase family protein yields MSDRPLYDVPPGGSLGLLAAGWRGVRAWREVRGPLGASLPDAATGPDLSGVSLVVVTGLPRSGTSMLMQMLAAAGVPPYTDGAREADASNPEGYLEAEPVMRLAYESGWLPEADGHALKVVAPLLPHLPPGPTYRAVLIERDLREVLQSQEAMLKRNGATAASGASLRTAYARYLDAARGWLDRHASTLVLQHRDVIAAPLRAADQLHAHLGLDGDPAVTAAVIDPSLHRQRVSDG; encoded by the coding sequence GTGTCCGATCGTCCTCTCTACGATGTCCCTCCCGGCGGCTCGCTGGGACTGCTCGCCGCGGGCTGGCGAGGCGTCCGCGCGTGGCGAGAGGTCCGTGGTCCGCTGGGCGCCTCTCTTCCGGATGCGGCGACCGGCCCCGACCTCTCGGGCGTCTCCCTGGTGGTGGTCACGGGCCTGCCGAGGTCGGGCACCTCGATGCTGATGCAGATGCTCGCCGCGGCGGGCGTGCCGCCCTACACGGACGGGGCCCGCGAGGCCGACGCGTCCAACCCGGAGGGCTACCTCGAAGCCGAGCCCGTCATGCGCCTGGCCTATGAGTCGGGGTGGCTGCCCGAGGCCGACGGGCACGCGCTGAAGGTCGTCGCCCCGCTGCTGCCGCACCTGCCGCCGGGGCCGACGTACCGTGCTGTGCTCATCGAGCGGGACCTGCGGGAGGTGCTTCAGTCGCAAGAGGCGATGCTCAAACGAAACGGCGCGACGGCTGCCTCCGGCGCGTCGTTGCGGACGGCCTACGCGCGGTACCTCGACGCCGCGCGCGGGTGGCTGGACCGGCACGCCTCGACGCTCGTGCTCCAGCACCGCGACGTGATCGCTGCGCCCCTCCGGGCGGCCGACCAGCTCCACGCCCACCTCGGGCTCGATGGCGACCCGGCCGTGACCGCAGCCGTGATCGACCCGTCGCTCCATCGCCAGCGTGTCTCCGATGGCTGA
- a CDS encoding alkaline phosphatase family protein, translated as MAERLAKRVLLIGWDAADWKVMSPLLDAGKMPALASLVDRGVMGNLATLEPPFSPILWTSIATGHTADRHGIHHFVQPDESGTGIRPVLGTSRTTKALWNILHQEGMRSNVVGWWPSHPAEPIRGAMVSNFFQTAASPPGTVHPPEIEDTLLDLRIDLRELTGNHLVPFIPDLAEIDQEADKRPLAVARAIADAASIHAAVTYLMETTEWDLTAVYYDAIDHLGHGFMGYHPPQMEGVSDHDFRRYRHVVEAGYRFHDMMLGQLLAQVDADTAVILLSDHGFHSDHLRPRVVPRHVPAGAALEHRPFGALVMAGPGIRRDERIYGAGLLNVAPTVLTLLGLPVGADMAGAPLVQAFEEPPAFETIPSWEAVDGDDGRHPDGARADPWSEHEAVQQLVGLGYLDPDQSDAEAAAAAVRDAAFNLARVYDSTGRVAEAIPLYESVVEAESPHRDYYALALARAYAADGRVEDARRVVEASVAEGSRFPTAVALLQSDLAAAGGDPDGALALLQDLPASSGASPEVHLRRADLLLRLGDTERAAEAYEAVLALDPDNARAYNGRAVVAIQRKDYAAAHDAALAAVARLYHFPLAHFHLGVALLRLGWADRAEDAFAVCLRQQPGFALAHRWLARIYKDYLRQPHDAKRHWEAYRRLSAATGEK; from the coding sequence ATGGCTGAGCGTCTCGCCAAACGCGTTCTCCTGATCGGCTGGGACGCTGCCGACTGGAAGGTGATGTCGCCACTGCTCGACGCGGGCAAGATGCCCGCGCTGGCATCGCTCGTCGACCGCGGGGTGATGGGCAACCTCGCGACCCTGGAGCCGCCCTTCTCCCCGATACTCTGGACCAGCATCGCGACCGGCCACACGGCCGACCGCCACGGGATCCACCACTTCGTCCAGCCCGACGAGAGCGGCACCGGCATCCGTCCCGTGCTGGGGACCTCGCGGACGACGAAGGCGCTCTGGAACATCCTCCACCAGGAGGGGATGCGGTCGAACGTCGTCGGCTGGTGGCCGAGCCACCCGGCCGAGCCGATCCGCGGGGCCATGGTCTCGAACTTCTTCCAGACCGCGGCTTCACCGCCCGGCACCGTCCACCCGCCCGAGATCGAAGACACGCTGCTCGACCTCCGCATCGACCTCCGGGAGCTGACGGGCAACCACCTCGTGCCGTTCATCCCGGACCTGGCCGAGATCGACCAGGAGGCCGACAAGCGCCCGCTGGCCGTCGCGCGCGCGATCGCGGACGCGGCCAGCATCCACGCGGCGGTGACCTACCTGATGGAGACGACCGAGTGGGACCTGACGGCGGTCTACTACGACGCCATCGACCACCTCGGGCACGGCTTCATGGGCTACCACCCGCCCCAGATGGAAGGCGTCTCCGATCACGACTTCCGTCGGTACCGGCACGTCGTCGAGGCGGGGTATCGCTTCCATGACATGATGCTGGGGCAGCTCCTCGCGCAGGTGGACGCCGACACGGCGGTGATCCTGCTCTCGGACCACGGGTTCCACTCCGACCACCTCCGGCCGCGCGTCGTGCCCCGCCATGTGCCCGCAGGCGCGGCCCTGGAGCATCGCCCGTTCGGGGCACTCGTCATGGCCGGGCCGGGCATCCGCCGCGACGAGCGGATCTACGGCGCCGGCCTGCTCAACGTCGCCCCGACCGTCCTGACGCTGCTGGGCCTCCCGGTCGGCGCCGACATGGCGGGCGCGCCCCTCGTGCAAGCCTTCGAGGAGCCCCCGGCGTTCGAGACGATCCCGTCGTGGGAGGCGGTCGATGGCGACGACGGTCGCCACCCGGACGGTGCCCGCGCCGATCCCTGGTCCGAGCACGAGGCCGTGCAGCAACTCGTCGGGCTGGGGTACCTCGACCCGGACCAGAGCGACGCCGAGGCGGCGGCGGCGGCGGTCCGCGACGCCGCGTTCAACCTGGCGCGGGTGTACGACTCGACGGGGCGCGTGGCGGAGGCGATCCCGCTCTACGAGTCGGTCGTCGAGGCCGAGTCGCCGCACCGGGACTACTACGCGTTGGCGCTGGCGCGGGCCTACGCGGCGGACGGGCGAGTCGAAGACGCCCGCCGGGTGGTCGAAGCCTCGGTGGCGGAGGGGAGCCGCTTTCCCACCGCGGTCGCCCTGCTCCAGAGCGATCTGGCGGCGGCTGGCGGCGACCCCGACGGCGCGCTCGCCCTGCTGCAGGATCTCCCCGCATCCAGCGGCGCCTCCCCGGAGGTCCACCTGCGGCGGGCCGATCTCCTGCTCCGCCTCGGGGACACGGAGCGGGCGGCGGAGGCCTACGAGGCGGTGCTCGCGCTCGACCCCGACAACGCCCGTGCCTACAACGGCCGCGCCGTGGTCGCCATCCAGCGGAAGGACTACGCGGCCGCCCACGACGCCGCGCTGGCAGCCGTCGCCCGGCTCTACCACTTCCCGCTGGCGCACTTCCACCTCGGCGTCGCCCTGCTCCGGCTCGGGTGGGCGGATCGGGCCGAGGACGCGTTCGCGGTCTGCCTGCGTCAGCAGCCGGGGTTCGCGCTCGCGCACCGGTGGCTCGCACGGATCTACAAGGACTACCTCCGCCAGCCGCACGATGCGAAGCGCCACTGGGAGGCGTACAGGCGGTTGTCCGCGGCGACGGGAGAGAAATAG
- a CDS encoding T9SS type A sorting domain-containing protein, whose product MLPTATLNNSLWYVTAAAAAAALGASDAAAQVVYVDVSPDVTLSDAAFEIDIDGDGDPEFALAESTHDRNQIILLTDPESGDYVNGLLGNGFVYRGNSYAYALPVAAGEEVSASNADLVDLGDFALPIQASFTFEGSDPNDWLSAGESYVGVRFRLDNGDQHYGWVRVEAEAEGQVRVLDYAFNATPGAAIIANAAVAVEPDGLAEGYGFSPVAPNPVTGVSRFRLSVGRTETVVVEVIDALGRRVRTLHDGPLAGGAEATFEIAQSDLTAGVYFVRVTGESFTTSRSVTVVR is encoded by the coding sequence ATGCTCCCGACTGCTACGCTCAACAATTCGCTCTGGTACGTCACCGCCGCTGCTGCTGCGGCGGCGCTCGGAGCCTCCGACGCCGCCGCCCAGGTCGTCTACGTCGATGTCTCCCCGGACGTCACCCTCTCCGATGCCGCCTTCGAGATCGACATCGACGGCGACGGCGACCCGGAGTTCGCGCTCGCGGAGTCGACCCACGACCGCAATCAGATCATCCTGCTGACCGACCCGGAGTCCGGGGACTACGTGAATGGGTTGCTCGGCAACGGGTTCGTCTACCGTGGCAACTCGTACGCCTACGCGCTCCCGGTGGCTGCGGGCGAGGAGGTCTCTGCGTCCAACGCGGACCTGGTGGACCTCGGCGACTTCGCGCTGCCCATCCAGGCCTCGTTCACGTTCGAGGGCTCCGACCCGAACGACTGGCTGAGCGCCGGGGAGTCCTACGTCGGCGTCCGGTTCCGCCTCGACAACGGGGACCAGCACTACGGGTGGGTCCGCGTCGAGGCCGAGGCGGAGGGGCAGGTGCGCGTGCTCGACTACGCCTTCAACGCGACGCCAGGCGCCGCCATCATCGCCAACGCGGCCGTGGCGGTCGAGCCCGACGGGCTGGCGGAGGGCTACGGGTTCTCGCCGGTCGCCCCGAACCCGGTCACCGGCGTCTCCCGCTTCCGCCTCTCGGTCGGCCGGACGGAGACGGTGGTGGTCGAGGTGATCGATGCGCTCGGGCGCCGCGTGCGGACGCTCCACGACGGACCGCTCGCGGGCGGGGCCGAGGCCACGTTCGAGATCGCGCAGAGCGACCTCACGGCGGGCGTCTACTTCGTCCGGGTGACGGGCGAGTCCTTCACCACGTCGCGCTCCGTCACGGTCGTCCGCTAG